aggaAGGTGTAAAAGGCACTCACAAATCCGTGCTTGTCAGAGATGTTGTTAGTGAGCTTCAGCTTGTGAAAGGTGACGACTTTGGACATCCATTGTTCGCCGGTGGCCGGGCTGTCCGGGTGGATGTACATTCTCTTTGGCATTTCAGGGTCAGCTTTGCCGGCTACCATCCACCGGGAATTATGGAATTTGTACCTACAATCATCAGCCGCCACAATATCCATCAATAAAATGTACTTGGCCTTTTTATCCAGTCCAGTGCATCTCACTTTAAATGGAGGAAACATTCTCCTATGGACagagagttgggggggggggggataaagaaaacacaagacgaaaataaaattaattacagCGTTTAAATGAGCTCCTAAATCTCCGTAGCGCGTCCACCAAGCCATCGCTTCAGCTCTCAGAAGCAGAAAAGTCGTGTGTTCACCCCCCCCCAGCAAAAgggcttcccccccgcccccagtgAAAAGGTTTCTCAAACGCTTGAAAGTTTCAGGAAAAAATGGTCTCTGGGACGGGAGGCGGAGGGTGGAGGTACGTGTGTTCCCTAGAAATCAGCAGGCGCCTACCCTCTGCCATTCCTAAACAGCAAAGCCTCATTTAGGGCTCTCAGATCtctcattattttccttttcgcCTGCTAAACAAAGAAATGGGAACAGATCGCGCCCCGATAAAATAAATATTCCGCATTATTATAGCCCAGTTCGCGGGGAGGGAAGGTTTTCACTTTGCAAATGAGGAGAAGAAAACCCCTCCACTGAGGGCAGGGTGGCTGCCGAGGGTTTCCCAGCGCTCCAGCCTCCCGGTGATAACCCGTTTGTGCAGAGGGTTCTCAGCAAAGCCCGCTCCCCTCCGCTCCCAAGTCCAGCTCGAAACTGCAACAGGATACCACAAATTTGCTGTTTATTATATCGAGCGGTTGGCATTCGGCAATTTCAACTTAAAAGGAAACACATGACTTTGCAACATGTAAGAGCGCTTAATACCCGCCGAGGCTTTcgcgcaaaaaaaaaaaccccacttttgaCCACAATTAGCAGAGAAAACTTCAGGAAAGCAGTAAAATGGGCAAGGGGAttttccccccgccccccgtcTCCCCTTGCTgttcttagatttttttctttgcctcaGCAACTGGTGCTCTGCAAGTAGGTGAAGCTCCAGCTGAAGGCCATCTAAGAAGACTTTCAGGAGTGGCTTCCTCAAGTAATTCTGGCAAATTACACGTGAATTGTTTGGGAGGTTTCTAAGAGAGTGTCTTAAAAAAACACCCGGGTGGTGAAGGGGGTTTTCTCCCTACGACTCGTCGTAGCAATAGGTAGAGTTGTAAAAGAGCACGGCTGTCAATGAGTAGCGAATATAGAAAAGGTTTTCAGAGGGGTAATGCTATTAAAAGCAGAAATGGACGCGATGTGTATGTTCATTCATTCCCACGTGAAGGTTTTATAAATACAGCGACAGGCAGCGCGGAGCTGCAAAACCTTCCCTGCCCCTAAAGCAGCGGCTGCAGGACCTCTGGGCGGTTTTGCCAGCTTTTTGTGCATTTCCAGATATAATTAGTCAGCACAAACACAGCCTAGATCCCAGCAGAGACAGAGACACAAGCGAAGCAACTGATAAACTGAGCCGACCTGCAGCTGCCGCCTCACCAGCAGCGATACGCCGCTTCgaatatattttttcctcttctcttaagGAAGAAAAACTCCGTGCAGCGAGCCTGAAATCAGGCAAGCTCCTTTTCCACcctcaaattattttctttctgctacCAGTCTCCTCCAGAAAGCATTAAGCCACTGAACCATGAAGGGACCCTCTCGCCCCCTGCACACGCACTCCGAGCAGGGCCGGGTCGTGCCTGAGACTTTCCCTGCAAAGTGGTGCCCGAGATGAGCTCGGATCTTCAGCTGCCTAAAAACTTTCCATAGTCCCAAGCGAAAGGAGCTTTATGGAGGAATTTTTCAGGGAAAGAGCCTTGCTCTGGAGCGGGGTGCAGAGATTGAGgagtggggaaaggaggggggcaaaaaaaagaaaggcacgAACCCCCGACCCAGACCTACCTTCCCGATTTGGTAATCACCATCTCTGTGCCTCTTTTATGGAATTGCTCCCAAAGCTCTTTGGCTTCCAGATGCACTTTCGGGTCATCTTCCACCTCTTCTTCTGGCTCCAGAGTTTTTAAAGGCCTCAGATGGGCTGCTGCCTGGTGACCCAGGGAAGAAAAGGGGATACCAGTCTCTGCAGCCCCCACTAACTGATCCATGATGGGTTTAGCCAGAGCCCCGGGAAGGGAGAGAGCGGCTGCCCCATTGGGAGGCAAAGCCAGAGCCGGGAAGAAGGGAGGCTGATGTCCCAACACAGCGCTCATGGCAAAGTCCGGTGCCCGGTGAGGTAAAAAAGGATGATAAGCCATGCTTGTCCCAGGGATTACTGGATCTCTCATCGGTATATTCATCCACTCCACTCCTCGATCTTCCTACTGCTGGAGTAGTCCCGGAGTGGTTTCTAACAGCAcatcatgaagaagaaaaattaagataATAACAATAACAGCAATAAAGCACCAAAAAAAAGGGTTTGGGGGAAACAAGCTCTAGACAGCACAGTACATGGGGGAGAGGCAGAACTTCTACAGCCTACAACTTCCCGAGCAGGAGCACATCCCCAGCCCTCGGGACAGCGGATTAACAGGATTGTTCATTATTAGTCTTGCTTTTTCTGTGTTCGGTCTCTGCAGGGttgtatttatcttttttctcCTGAGTGGAAGTCCTTGCGCTGGAAAAGAAACgccgaaaaggggggaaaaaatatccACCGGGTTCGCTGCCTGTTCCTGTTGCCGTAGAAGGGCTGGACAAGCcgagatcctttttttttttcttcttcttttttctcttagtCTCAATCCCTCGTCTCTTCTTCCGTGGCGAAGGGTGACGGCTCGAAGCTGGGTTCTCTTTTTGGGTGACTGGCtctttcccccccctccccccacccctccaccTTTCCTCCGTACGGTCAGGCTGCAGAGCAGAggctgggaagggagggaaagcagaaagaagcaaacaaacccaccaccccTCGCCGACCGAGGAAGGCTCCTGAGCAACCTTCAGTAGCAAAAACTTGTAGGGAAATCTCGCTTCCGCCTCGCCTTCCCCCCTCTCCAAGCAGGAGTTAGTCAGAGTGCCCTGATTTCCATCAggatctcttctttctttcaccctcctcctttcctttttaaaattctttttccctctctttctctttcactctgccttaaacaaacaaacaaaacaaaaaaaaaaaggaagaattacactcgtctcctctccagcagcgcttcagaaaaggagagagggagaaagagagaaggaaagagaaaggaagagaaaaagggggggaagaaagagaggaaaaagagagagagagggagaaggagcctCTCAGCTCTGAGAATTCCCTGTGAGTCTGTGCTCTGCGTGCACCAGATTGTATGGATGTGTTGTGGGTTACAAGGGAGCTGGAGCCTCCTTGATTGGCTCTTTGACGCTTTCGGACCAATTGTGTGGCTCCATAGGCGTGGTTTTGACAGGTCGAGTGGAAGGGGGACAGAGCCGAGTTATAAAAAGAAGGTGTCGGAAACTGTAACGCTGCAGCAAAGCATCACTAGTACTCCGGGCCGTGTGAATATGTCAACATGAtcagaggggagggagcaggcagCGCCCGGGGAGGGCGGCCGGGAGTACCCGCCTCTAGAGGGGGGTGTTCGGGGCCGCCTCGCCCCCTGGCCACGGCCCCGGCGAGATGGCAGGCTGGGCATTTCCAGTGTTCGCTCCCTCCTCCAGCCGCCTGCCCCGGTAGGAGCTTCCAAAGCAGCGGCTGCTGGCAGCGCTGGAGAggcggcggggggcgccgggATCGGGTGGGGCTCCACGCGTGGTGCTGGGGTCCGAATAGGGGTGTTCCCCCCGCCGCTCCGCACCCCAGCCGGGCCGGGCACTGCGAGTTCTGCCCAGCCCGCAACTGGGGGAACCCCCCCGCCCCACCCAGAGCGGCGGACCCACCCCGGGCGTCGCGGCTGGCCCCGGTCCCCGCAGCCGCCGGGGTTTGTGACACCCCCTCTCCCGCAGCAGCCCCTACTCCCCCACCCCGTTCTCTCGCTACGGGAAAGTTGCTTTCTTCAAACTAGACAGCACCCCTAGGCGGGGGCCCGGCCGCTTTCCTTTCCCCCGCAAATCTGGAGGCGAGCCCCGGGGGGGTGGCAGACGGCCAGCGGGTAGCTCTGCGGGTCTCCCCCGGCGCGGGGCTCGGCTCTGGCTGCCccagcggccgccgccgccgttaTTATTGTTGTCGTGGGCGGCTGCAGGCTGCGGCGAGGCGGGCTGGGGCCGCCGCTCGGCTCAGCCCCGGGCCCGGCAGCTGCTAATCGCGCCGGGGGTGAGGGGCAAGGGGGGAGACTAGAAAAcgggaatttaaaaaaatgtattattatttttttctttctttctttgactcTGAGGATTAAGGCCAGTCCGCTGGCACCGGCGCCGAGAGGGTTACGCTCCCACACCCCTCCTCTTCCATGAGGTGCGCGGGGAGGAGACGGGAAGTGCGGCTTTCCCGGCGCCCGGGCAGcgccgggccggggggggggcCCTCCCCGGGTGCCCCCGTGCCCGGGCTCGCATGGAGCCAGCTACCCCCTGGCGAAGGCATCACGCGTGGGCCTGCACTGGCCCCACTGAGAGGGAAGAGCCGGGCAGGATCCGCGCCTGGGAAGTTTCTGGGGAGGGGAGGCATGTTCCCGGGGGAATGACAGTGCAGGGCAGCAAGACGGGGCTTCGTGTGGACGCGTGTCGGTGGGAGCCGTGGGCATACAGGGCACGGAGCGCCCACGCGTGTGTCAGGAGGGATATCCCAGCGGTGGGGGTGTGCCGAATTATCATTCCTCCCCCCCCCTCcgctggggggccctgggggctcTCCCGACAATCCCCCCATCCTGTTTTAAAGAGGGAAGATAATCCTCCGGGAGCGGAGCGGCGGAGCGCAGGGGCTCGGCGCTGGCTGCGCGCAGATGGGAGCGGAACCTCTAAAGTGATTAGCTCTTCTAACATTGCATTTTTGACGCACATGGTTAAGAGCGCTTGGCGCCAGCTTGGTGAAGTCCCTGTAGTAACCAGCGTCTAGGATCGCTTTGCATTCACCAAAATATCTCCGCTTTGGTCGGGGGTGGGAGTggatggaggaaaaaagaggaggagggaggaaaggaagcgGGAGTAATGCGTTCAAAGAGGATGGAGGGGGGTAAAGTCTGATGTGTTTCACGGAGCCAGGAGCTTGGCTACCCGCACAGCGCTCGGCTGAGCTGTGCCGATAGTTACCAACGAAGGAAGCGAGTCTTTACAGCCGCTGTTCGCAACCGGTTCTCGGGCTCCTGCTTCCAGCCGCTGCCGCGgtgggaacccccaaaccctataCCTTCCTTTTAACAGAGCCCACACCAAATTCCCGGCGGCTTCAAGAAGTTTGCCGCAATTTGCCCCAACCGGGCCGCCGCTCTTTGCCGGGGACCAAGAGGTGCCCACGGGCTCCCGCGGGACAAGCTCAGCCGCTCCCAGCCCCGCCGCGCCCCgagccccgcgcccgccccgccggtgCGCGCCCTCGGCGCTGCAGCAGAGACGGACGGGAGTCTCCGCCGCCCTCCGCGCCCGCCCCGCACCTTGCACCGCGCTCGGCACCCACCCGCGCAGCGGCCCGcggaggaaaataaaaatgtttgccgCTTATGATTTCCAATTTCAGCGTCTGGCAAATGGCGTGCAAACTTCCGCCAGTTCCGAGTGACCTCCCCGACGAAGCCCCCTGGAGACTCGTATTATGAAGGGAGGCTGCACTAATCTAAGATCAAAAGCGGGAAGGTGCGAACAGTCTTTGTCTCCCTTCGGCCGCCTCATTCCCCCTTCTGTGTGTGATAAATCTACCCTGGCGCCGACTGCGCGCCGGATGATTAATTTGCAAGCAAACAAAAGGGACCTGATGGCCAGCCATCTTAGTTAAATATTGGCCAGTGCTTCCAGCTACTTGTTAGCCGCCTCTTTgccagaaataaataaatgagtgagGCGCAGAAATAAATAAGGAGATCCGCAAAAAAATGAATGACAAAGCGAAGGGGCAGAAGGGGGTGtacggaaaaaggaaaaagaaaaaaaaaggagatgaggGCGGCTGATAGCGACGGGCCGGGAGCGGGGTGGAGGTGGGATCGCGGGGGGAGGCAAGGGCGATATCTGCGATAGCCGGCTGCCCCCGCGCCTCCCGGCTCGTCTGCAAGCTAGGCTCGCACCAAGGCCGACACTATCTTGGCTCTTCAAAGAGGCATGAAAGGTCTCCGCTGTCTCCCCGGAGAGCAGCCAGGCCGGGGCTCTCTAATCTCAGAGCGCAAAGAGCTAAAGGCGGCTCCCACCTTCCCTCCCCATCTCCATGATGCCGCCATCCGCCAGCACCTCGCTGGGTTTCCCCTGGTTCAATCCAGGCTGGAGGGAAAGTGGAGCTGGCCAGACCCTGGGACTTTGGTGGTTGAGCGGCTGGGAGGGCTTTGCTTGCTCAGATTTCACCCTCCTAAGCAACTTTTGGTGTTTGCACGAGAGCTCGGGGTGTGCAGTGAGCCtgccccgtgtgtgtgtgtgtgtgttgggaggTGTGGGAGGTGTGGGCTCTGGCTCTCTCCCGGTGGCCTGAAGAGCCAGCTGGaggaaggaggcaagaggaaaataaagGCAGCCCAGTTTTTGGGCCCACACGTCTTCTCCCAGGcctgcaggagcagctctgagGCGTGTGAGAGTgcgtggcagggctgtgtgcgtGCTACACGGCCTCTGTGTACATGGAGATGTTGCGTGGGTGTGTGCATCCAGGAGGGATTCATCCCCGGGGGACACTACAAATCCCTGCTCCGACAGCAAAACCTGATGTATCCCTTGCACTCATGCATGTGCTGGGTGCTCGCAGGGGCTCTGCAGGAGAGGACAAGGCCTGGTACAGGGCCAACATGCACAATTTAAGCAGGATTTTGCATCTTACCTATGCATTTCCTTATCGCGCTACCGGTCCCAAGCGCCCTCAGGGGCCCAGAGCCATCCTGCTTGCCACCCACCCCGCACCCTGCAGGATtcatccctctcctccctccctttcccctgGCGCCTCAGCCTCCTCTCTGTCTCCAGCCCTTCGGAAAGCAACACCCCACCGTGGCCGCGCTGTGTTTATCCGAAATAAAATGCAGCAGGCTGGTTTACTTTGGCAGGCTTGCAGTAAATACTGGCTGGAGCACGGGGGGCGTCTGGCAAGCAGTGATTACACGCTTCTTCCGAGGGAAactcttcccccttccctgtgCAGGCCCTTCCCCAGCCCAGGAAAAGGTGTCAGTAAACGGGGGCCGTGTTGACACAGCTCCATCCCGGAGTGGCACTGCAGGCCACAGTGTAATGAAGCGGGTCCCTGAGGAAGTGAGTCTATACACTTGGACTATATAAACTGCTACGGGGAGGGGGGGTCACTACAGCAGctctttgcttttccctttgGCAGAACCCTGCCTCCAATTGCCAGTTGAATTTCATGGAAAGCCTGGCCTGACATTTTTGCCAAATAACCTGCTCAGAACCAAGAAGCACAGTAAAGCATTAGAAACAGCAAGCAGAAAAAATTCCCCATATCTCTCCCTCAGCAGGGATGGCCCCATAGTATCCCACTCCAATCAAAGGGGCTGTTCCCATCTCTCTGAACAGAAGTGGAGTGGGGAACAGCACGGTCAGCTCCCCTTCACTGCACAGCCAGGCTCAGGGCTTTGCAGGGCCAGGGAGAGCCCAGAGACTGCGTTACACATGCCTCACTGGAGCACCgaggaaaaaaaatgggaggaaagcagcagctggagaagtttCTCACCCTCCAGCCCTCACTAGGATGCGTCCCTCCAGGAAAGGCTGCTCATGTCCCTGGCACAGCTCGTCCCAGCCTGGTGGGAGCAGCGCACCACGACCATGGCAGAGCCGCTGCGGGGTCAGGCAGCACCATCTTCCCAGTCTGGGGTCACTGCAGCTGCCTTGCCCTTCCCTGCCTGCCTCTGCCACAAACAGCCCCCGGCTCCTGGCTCCTCCTGAGCACCCCGGCCTTGGCCTGGCTCCTACCAGGGGGAGCCCAAACATCAGGGCTCCAGGATGATGATTTTTTCACTCCCCTCATAAACATCACTCAGATCACCAGTCCTGACCCCGTTCCTCCCCTCCCCACAAGACCTGTGTTCACTTTGTTCCTGTCCCCAGACAGCTCTGACACTCTCCGGTCACATCCACTTTACCACCGAtggcagaagaaaataaaggagcACCCAGAGCCACCTCTGGCAGCTTTCCCCTCCGCCTCCCAGTGGGGCCCAGCCTCACTGACCGGGACACATCAGAGCACAGCAAGGTCTGGGGCTcgcccccttccttccccagctCACATCTCTTTTACCCTTTTCCAGCCGTCTTTGCACCACTCGGTTTCCCCTTGCCACAAAGCATTCCCCACTGCACACGCAGTCCCTGAGGCCCTTTCCATCTCCCCCCGGTCTTGTTCTTCTCACCGATGTGTTGCTGGCAGAGGCAAAATGAAAGCCCTGCGCCCTCCATCGCTCTCTTTGCACCCATCCTTCTGCTTTCACCTCCCTTGGTCAAGCAGAAATCGTGAACAGAGTTCACTATTTGGATaagtttgggttgtttgttttttttttttttcttaaaatagccAGGCATATACATACAGTTTGCCGCTCAGGAAGTAGCGCTAATTGTCGTTTCCTATGGTCAAACAGATCTATCTTTTCAATgctgtctttgtgtgtgtgtctgcgtgcgaggggaaagagggaaggagtggATACGTTTATTCAATTATTTAAACACGCACACAACACAACAACAGCACCGAGGAGGGACGGTTCCTCCAGCTCTCCAGATGCGGCATTTGCTcccccctttctcctccctgCAGACCCAGTAGAACAAGGTACTCGAGAGTACCCGGCAAAGAAACCGATTTTATCTGCTTTGACCATCAGCCGTGTTCTTTAACAACCCAGAACCGAAGCctttcccatctccatccccccgccccggcccgagGGGTGGGTGGGCAGCATCCCCCGGGGCTGCGGAGCAGTGCTGAGCACCACCGGGGACACGGTAAACTCCGGGTGACATCAAAGCAAGGAGGGGATCCGAGAGTCTCTGGCACCGACACTGACACACACTTTGCTCCCGTTTTCTTCCCACATGCCAAGTCACCAAGTCACCCGGCCATCGATTGATACCTCGGCCTGGAGGAGCGGGGGGGTTGACCAGCTGTTGCAAAAGGACATGGTAAATCTAATAGGGGCTGCTGTCAATAGAGAAATGACAGAGAAGAAGAATCGGCTTCTTCAAGTCTGCTGAACTAACACTCATCATGTAGCCGCGGACACGTATTCTCCATCGGAGCCTGGTATCCATTACTATTTTCCTTACTAGGTTTCAATTAAAAAGAGCTATAACCCCCACACGCACACCCCAAGGCAGGACATACATGAAAGCGAAGAGGAGGCAGGGGACAACTCCTGCCTGTACGCGACGTTTCTTACAAG
This DNA window, taken from Patagioenas fasciata isolate bPatFas1 chromosome 17, bPatFas1.hap1, whole genome shotgun sequence, encodes the following:
- the LOC136109028 gene encoding uncharacterized protein isoform X2 — its product is MIRGEGAGSARGGRPGVPASRGGCSGPPRPLATAPARWQAGHFQCSLPPPAACPGLRPVRWHRRREGYAPTPLLFHEREDNPPGAERRSAGARRWLRADGSGTSKSPHQIPGGFKKFAAICPNRAAALCRGPRGAHGLPRDKLSRSQPRRAPSPAPAPPVRALGAAAETDGSLRRPPRPPRTLHRARHPPAQRPAEENKNVCRL
- the LOC136109028 gene encoding uncharacterized protein isoform X1; translation: MIRGEGAGSARGGRPGVPASRGGCSGPPRPLATAPARWQAGHFQCSLPPPAACPGLRPVRWHRRREGYAPTPLLFHEVRGEETGSAAFPAPGQRRAGGGALPGCPRARARMEPATPWRRHHAWACTGPTEREEPGRIRAWEVSGEGRHVPGGMTVQGSKTGLRVDACRWEPWAYRARSAHACVRRDIPAVGVCRIIIPPPPSAGGPWGLSRQSPHPVLKREDNPPGAERRSAGARRWLRADGSGTSKSPHQIPGGFKKFAAICPNRAAALCRGPRGAHGLPRDKLSRSQPRRAPSPAPAPPVRALGAAAETDGSLRRPPRPPRTLHRARHPPAQRPAEENKNVCRL